One stretch of Chitinophaga pendula DNA includes these proteins:
- a CDS encoding SusD/RagB family nutrient-binding outer membrane lipoprotein translates to MKLSFKYILLAWLIATSVISGCQKGDLLSNPNVASDNSTVPVSLILNHLTTNLMREEEPVISTVYRYNQNIVSNYSYYFGSNAYNWSNTNHTYDMIRYCSQMEAQAQKQYGNTTNVYFALSKFFRAYAFIWLSQRVGDIPMSQAGNINNLTPAYDNQHDVYKNSLALLDTANTLLGTLMVAPGIADSKVDAGGDIFGLTYMQWRKLINTYRLRVLISMSKRADDNADLNIKSQFADIINNADKYPVMTSASDNMVYRYTTITLYPPNRSGNAPYNNCANISQTFFNVTAAYHDPRVFALTIPAPAQLTAGKQVSDFTAYIGEDNAKSQGLMSSFSADGKYSSLSYNRYMSSSSGANAEPYVLIGYPELCFNIAEAAYRGWITADAASWYLKGINASMKWYGLSQGQTVTIGNVDGSKTNLGSAVIDINAFLADPNVAYDPAKGLTQILTQKYVAFFMNSGFESYYNWRRTGIPAFSQGGAGIGTTNNMIPMRWQYPQDEITYNNNNYKTAIGNQYGGNDDVNAKMWLIK, encoded by the coding sequence ATGAAACTATCATTCAAATATATCCTACTGGCATGGCTGATAGCAACATCCGTGATCAGTGGATGCCAGAAAGGAGACCTGCTCTCCAATCCTAACGTCGCCTCAGACAACTCTACCGTACCGGTATCCCTGATCCTCAATCACCTCACGACCAACCTCATGAGGGAAGAAGAACCCGTGATCTCCACCGTATACCGGTACAATCAGAATATCGTCTCTAACTATTCTTATTACTTCGGCAGCAACGCCTACAACTGGTCCAATACCAACCATACCTACGACATGATCCGCTACTGCTCCCAGATGGAAGCACAGGCACAAAAACAATATGGTAACACCACCAACGTATACTTCGCACTCAGCAAGTTCTTCAGAGCCTACGCATTTATCTGGTTGTCCCAAAGAGTAGGCGATATCCCAATGTCACAGGCGGGCAACATTAACAACCTCACGCCGGCATACGATAACCAGCACGATGTGTACAAAAACAGCCTCGCCCTACTGGATACCGCCAATACCCTCCTGGGTACACTAATGGTAGCCCCCGGCATAGCTGATAGCAAAGTAGATGCAGGTGGAGATATCTTTGGCCTCACCTACATGCAATGGCGTAAACTGATCAACACCTACCGCCTGCGCGTACTCATTAGCATGAGCAAACGTGCCGATGACAACGCAGACCTGAATATCAAATCACAGTTTGCCGACATTATCAACAATGCAGATAAATACCCGGTAATGACGTCTGCCAGCGATAACATGGTATATCGCTACACCACCATCACATTATATCCGCCTAACCGCTCCGGTAACGCGCCGTACAATAACTGCGCTAACATCAGCCAGACCTTCTTTAACGTCACCGCTGCCTACCACGACCCGCGCGTGTTTGCACTGACAATACCTGCACCCGCTCAACTCACCGCTGGCAAACAGGTAAGCGACTTCACCGCATACATAGGAGAAGACAATGCTAAATCACAGGGACTCATGTCCAGCTTCTCCGCAGATGGTAAATACTCCTCCCTGAGCTACAACCGCTACATGTCATCCTCCTCCGGCGCCAACGCAGAACCCTACGTATTAATAGGGTACCCCGAACTGTGCTTCAACATAGCAGAGGCAGCCTACCGTGGCTGGATCACCGCCGATGCCGCCTCCTGGTATCTCAAAGGCATAAACGCCTCCATGAAATGGTATGGCCTATCACAGGGACAAACAGTAACCATCGGCAACGTAGATGGTAGCAAAACCAACCTGGGCTCCGCAGTGATCGATATCAATGCCTTCCTCGCAGATCCCAACGTAGCCTACGATCCCGCTAAAGGCCTCACCCAGATACTGACCCAGAAATATGTAGCCTTCTTCATGAACTCTGGCTTCGAATCATACTATAACTGGCGCCGGACCGGCATCCCCGCATTTAGCCAGGGTGGCGCAGGTATCGGTACTACCAACAACATGATACCGATGCGCTGGCAATATCCCCAGGATGAGATCACCTACAACAACAATAACTATAAAACTGCCATCGGCAACCAATATGGTGGCAACGATGACGTAAACGCCAAAATGTGGCTGATCAAATAA
- a CDS encoding poly(3-hydroxyalkanoate) depolymerase, whose amino-acid sequence MTTTEIFRLLVINLSEIIPYAGDKEIDRSDMLSPLGADSIGRAILIEKTLEDLHLNVPRPEFHSATNLGELADLFYERYTATHTITVT is encoded by the coding sequence ATGACCACAACAGAAATTTTCAGATTGCTTGTGATTAATCTGAGCGAAATCATTCCATATGCTGGAGATAAAGAAATAGATCGCAGTGATATGTTATCACCATTAGGGGCGGATTCTATAGGACGAGCCATTTTAATTGAGAAAACTTTAGAAGATCTTCATCTGAATGTGCCTAGACCTGAATTTCACAGTGCCACAAATCTTGGTGAACTCGCTGACCTTTTCTACGAAAGGTACACAGCAACCCATACTATAACTGTTACTTGA
- a CDS encoding DUF6886 family protein, protein MKRFYHISDNPRIKIFEPRAPMASQYRMLPDVVFAITGELLHNYLLPRDCPRVTYYIGPQTSAADRQYFFGHSTATYIVAVEAAWLKRIQQAIIYCYEFPPDNFYLLDKCAGYYISEKTVAPLQVKPIYNVMDEMLKRNVELRFMPSIISLASAVKDSSLNFSLIRMLYAR, encoded by the coding sequence ATGAAAAGATTCTATCATATCTCTGATAACCCGAGGATCAAAATATTCGAACCCAGAGCCCCCATGGCCAGCCAATATCGCATGCTGCCCGATGTCGTATTCGCCATTACCGGCGAACTCCTGCATAACTACCTCCTGCCAAGAGACTGCCCCAGGGTCACCTACTACATAGGCCCCCAAACCTCCGCCGCCGATCGCCAATATTTCTTCGGCCACAGCACCGCCACTTACATCGTAGCCGTAGAAGCCGCCTGGCTTAAACGTATACAACAGGCCATCATCTATTGCTACGAATTTCCCCCCGACAACTTCTACCTGCTCGATAAATGCGCCGGCTACTACATCTCTGAAAAAACAGTCGCACCCCTCCAGGTTAAACCTATCTACAACGTCATGGACGAAATGCTGAAACGTAACGTCGAACTCCGATTTATGCCTTCCATCATCAGCCTGGCCAGCGCAGTCAAAGATTCCTCCCTCAACTTCTCCCTCATCAGAATGCTATACGCCAGGTAA
- a CDS encoding dihydrofolate reductase family protein: MRKVVLLMHVSIDNYVADVNGGLDWMSYDHEMETYAEELVETVGMPLYGRVTYGMMAGYWPTVLENPEKASEHSLKHARWVQDIPKVVFSRTMESADWNNTRLIRENIAAEVKKLKEEPGKDLMIFGSPGLVKTFVELDLIDEYRLTIQPIALGAGIPLFKDMKEPVRLKLISTKQFKSGVIAAHYTVNKK; this comes from the coding sequence ATGAGAAAAGTAGTTTTGCTGATGCATGTCTCCATCGACAATTACGTAGCAGATGTAAATGGTGGACTGGACTGGATGTCATACGATCACGAAATGGAGACGTATGCCGAAGAACTGGTAGAGACAGTAGGCATGCCCCTATACGGACGCGTTACCTATGGCATGATGGCTGGTTACTGGCCTACCGTGCTGGAAAACCCTGAAAAAGCTAGTGAACATAGTCTGAAGCATGCCAGATGGGTACAGGATATACCCAAGGTAGTCTTCTCCCGCACCATGGAGTCCGCAGATTGGAACAATACCCGGTTGATCAGGGAAAATATTGCAGCAGAAGTAAAGAAACTTAAAGAAGAGCCAGGAAAAGACCTCATGATCTTCGGCAGTCCGGGATTGGTGAAGACCTTTGTAGAATTGGATCTTATTGATGAATACCGGTTGACCATCCAGCCCATCGCACTTGGAGCAGGTATCCCGTTATTTAAAGACATGAAAGAACCGGTAAGATTAAAACTTATTAGTACAAAACAATTCAAGTCGGGTGTTATCGCTGCCCATTACACGGTGAACAAAAAGTAA
- a CDS encoding alanyl-tRNA synthetase: MKINPEKKEKIIRWLKRIGFWGFIFFLLKGLLWLALGYWVFSK, encoded by the coding sequence ATGAAAATAAATCCAGAAAAAAAGGAAAAGATCATCCGCTGGCTAAAACGTATTGGCTTCTGGGGATTCATCTTTTTCCTGTTAAAAGGTCTGCTATGGCTGGCACTGGGATATTGGGTCTTCTCTAAATAA
- the katG gene encoding catalase/peroxidase HPI, giving the protein MGKDPNDISKCPFHNGSMKQNVGGGGTRNEDWWPNQLKIGILRQHSSLSNPMDEDFNYAAAFKTLDLEAVKQDLHALMTDSQDWWPADFGHYGPLFIRMAWHSAGTYRVGDGRGGAGQGQQRFAPLNSWPDNVSLDKARRLLWPIKQKYGRKLSWADLLVLTGNIALESMGFKTFGFAGGREDAWEPSEDVYWGSETTWLGGDLRYAHGSEGVPKEHGVVSSDDDADGDIHSRNLEKPLGAVQMGLIYVNPEGPDGNPDPIAAARDIRDTFGRMAMNDEETVALIAGGHSFGKTHGAAPSSHVGKEPEAAGIEQQGLGWSNSYGSGKGADTITSGLEVIWTTTPTKWSNNFFENLFAFEWELTKSPAGAHQWVAKDADKIIPDAYDGAKKHLPTMLTTDLSLRFDPAYEKISRRFLEDPAAFADAFARAWFKLTHRDMGPRARYLGPDVPAEELLWQDPIPAVDHPLIDEKDIATLKEKVLASGLSVSELVFTAWASAATFRRSDKRGGANGARIRLAPQKDWQVNNPVQLQKVLDTLALIQQEANTTLSGGKKVSLADLIVLAGAAAIEKAARDGGQAVTVPFTPGRMDASQENTDIESVGYLEPLADGVRNYRKPGIPVSTEALVIDRAQLQGLTAPELTVLVGGMRVLGTNFDGSKHGVFTDRPGVLTNDFFVHLLDMNTAWKAASDDKEHYIGSDRSSGKTKWTATRADLVFGSNAELRAVAEVYGSTDGQAKFVKDFVAAWNKVMHADRFDLV; this is encoded by the coding sequence ATGGGAAAAGATCCAAATGACATCAGTAAATGTCCATTCCACAATGGCAGTATGAAACAAAACGTTGGCGGAGGGGGTACCAGGAACGAGGATTGGTGGCCTAATCAGTTAAAGATAGGCATTCTGCGTCAGCATTCATCCTTATCAAACCCCATGGATGAAGACTTTAATTATGCGGCAGCTTTTAAGACGCTGGATCTGGAGGCTGTAAAGCAGGATTTGCATGCGCTTATGACTGATTCACAGGATTGGTGGCCGGCTGACTTTGGGCATTATGGTCCATTGTTTATCCGTATGGCCTGGCACAGTGCGGGTACATATCGTGTGGGAGACGGTCGTGGTGGTGCGGGTCAGGGTCAGCAACGGTTTGCGCCGCTTAATAGCTGGCCGGACAATGTAAGCCTTGATAAAGCGCGGCGGTTGCTTTGGCCTATCAAACAAAAATATGGCCGTAAGCTTTCCTGGGCGGACCTATTGGTGCTGACGGGTAATATAGCGCTTGAGTCGATGGGCTTTAAGACGTTTGGATTTGCCGGGGGCCGGGAAGATGCCTGGGAGCCCAGTGAGGATGTGTATTGGGGATCAGAAACGACCTGGTTGGGCGGGGACTTGCGATATGCGCACGGATCGGAAGGTGTACCTAAGGAGCACGGTGTAGTATCGTCTGATGACGATGCGGATGGTGATATTCATTCCCGTAATCTGGAGAAACCGCTTGGTGCTGTGCAGATGGGGTTGATCTATGTGAATCCGGAGGGGCCTGACGGTAATCCTGATCCTATAGCTGCAGCGAGAGACATCCGTGATACTTTTGGCCGTATGGCGATGAATGATGAGGAGACGGTGGCATTGATAGCTGGAGGGCATAGTTTTGGTAAAACGCACGGTGCTGCTCCTTCGAGCCATGTGGGTAAAGAGCCGGAAGCGGCAGGTATAGAGCAGCAGGGGCTTGGATGGAGTAACAGTTATGGTTCTGGTAAAGGTGCGGACACTATTACCAGTGGGCTTGAAGTGATATGGACGACGACGCCGACGAAGTGGAGTAATAACTTCTTCGAAAACCTGTTTGCATTTGAATGGGAATTGACTAAAAGTCCGGCCGGTGCGCACCAATGGGTGGCTAAAGATGCGGATAAGATCATTCCTGATGCTTATGACGGGGCTAAGAAGCACCTGCCTACGATGCTGACCACTGATTTGTCTTTAAGATTTGATCCTGCTTATGAGAAGATATCCAGGCGTTTCCTGGAAGACCCAGCTGCTTTTGCAGATGCCTTTGCCCGGGCATGGTTCAAGCTGACGCATCGCGATATGGGTCCGCGGGCGCGTTACCTGGGACCTGATGTACCAGCAGAAGAGTTGCTATGGCAAGATCCTATCCCTGCTGTTGACCATCCCCTGATAGATGAAAAGGATATTGCTACGTTGAAGGAGAAAGTATTGGCATCAGGGCTCAGTGTATCTGAGCTGGTATTTACTGCCTGGGCATCTGCCGCTACTTTCCGGAGGTCTGACAAGAGAGGAGGCGCTAATGGCGCCCGTATACGTCTGGCTCCACAGAAAGACTGGCAGGTAAATAATCCGGTGCAGTTGCAAAAGGTATTGGATACTTTAGCGCTTATTCAGCAGGAAGCTAATACTACGCTAAGTGGTGGTAAAAAGGTCTCTTTGGCGGACCTGATCGTATTGGCCGGCGCGGCAGCAATTGAGAAGGCAGCGAGAGACGGTGGTCAGGCGGTGACGGTTCCTTTTACACCCGGCCGGATGGACGCTTCCCAGGAGAACACGGATATTGAATCGGTGGGTTACCTGGAGCCGCTGGCAGATGGCGTCCGTAATTACCGGAAGCCGGGCATACCTGTATCGACGGAGGCATTGGTGATAGACAGGGCGCAGCTACAGGGGCTGACGGCACCTGAGTTGACCGTGTTGGTAGGCGGTATGCGTGTATTGGGTACTAACTTTGACGGTTCCAAACATGGTGTATTTACCGATCGTCCGGGTGTGCTGACCAACGATTTCTTTGTGCATCTGCTGGATATGAATACGGCCTGGAAAGCGGCCTCTGACGATAAAGAACACTATATCGGCAGTGACCGTTCCAGTGGAAAGACCAAATGGACAGCGACCCGTGCTGATCTCGTCTTCGGTTCCAATGCAGAATTACGAGCTGTGGCAGAGGTGTATGGCAGTACTGACGGGCAAGCTAAGTTTGTAAAGGATTTTGTAGCGGCGTGGAATAAAGTGATGCATGCGGACCGATTTGATCTAGTCTGA
- a CDS encoding VOC family protein has protein sequence MTQINTYLTFTGNCREAMCFYQECLGGQLTFQTVGEMAGAGLLPAILTEAIVQATLQNRYLFLAGSDMVEEEGLVKGNNISLLLCCDTEREAQDYYWKLVAGGIATYPLQKGQEGALWGTLTDKYGHQWLLSTNPHK, from the coding sequence ATGACGCAAATAAATACCTACCTCACCTTTACCGGCAATTGCCGGGAAGCAATGTGCTTTTATCAGGAATGCCTGGGAGGACAACTCACCTTTCAGACGGTAGGAGAGATGGCAGGTGCCGGACTATTACCGGCAATACTAACCGAGGCCATCGTACAGGCAACCTTGCAAAACAGGTACCTGTTCCTCGCCGGCTCCGATATGGTCGAAGAAGAAGGACTCGTAAAAGGAAACAATATATCCCTGCTGCTGTGCTGTGATACAGAACGGGAAGCCCAGGACTACTACTGGAAGCTGGTAGCCGGTGGCATCGCAACCTATCCCTTACAAAAGGGCCAGGAAGGAGCCCTCTGGGGTACACTTACCGACAAATATGGCCACCAATGGCTCCTCAGCACCAATCCCCACAAATGA
- a CDS encoding SusC/RagA family TonB-linked outer membrane protein, translated as MRLFMLRSTLLSLWLALLLIAGNAFAQERIIKGKVTGADGAGIPGATIREKGRSGGALTNANGEFSFKASNPDAVLVFSTVGYLSREINASADNFNIILQEDRKRLDEIVVTAMGIRKEAKRLGYSVQEVKGADLIKARDPNAINSLAGKVAGLTVGANPEMLGRPDIVLRGSKDLLFVVDGIPINSDTWNINPDDIESYTVLKGANAAALYGFRGINGAIVITTKRGTKDGKGWQIDVNSSTLFEKGFLALPQIQEEYGRGTNFKYSYGDQLYDNSQRLPEWGPRFEGQPVKQYDSPWDPATRIRTATPWTARGKDNFNRFMETGIINSNNISLSTATDRADIRISMSNMNQKGMNPNTKLHTYALALNAGYNITDKFRIEASANINKQYSPNIPDVNYGPNSYVYMFQVYGSADYNIDDLKDIYKGPQGVPGLIPYAQEYGRENSAWFIAKKWLRSHDKTDINGYVKASYKFNDAFNLSLRSQITTWNQVRTEQVPAGTNLNTYTPWYYFGWYGDYREDRRNLFENNTDLTLTYNKKVSKFNISGLAGASMRSFSYNSLWGTTKALALPNVYVLANSKDPYASYTWASKMQVYSGFYSFDITYDRFLTLSHTGRVDHVSTLAPGYNTFYYPSVSLSSVISDYVDLPKFISLLKIRGSYANVKGALTAPTVSSAYTQITGKSTNSLLGYGTDLYSSYDGPTYANQMAYGFTSYYNNTPSVSYSSVISNATLKPFSVSSYEAGADIRLFKNRLGIDFTYFTSLNGPQIFPLGVAPSTGYDAHNVNAITTRKKGFEIALNTSPLRNPKGLNWDININYATYKETLQHIYGDEQSVQLNNHVYHQGDRIDAIYDAGFVRDGSGNIIYSGGLPLRAPSDIGNRVLLGYANPDFTFGIGNRFSYKSFSFSFQIDGRIGGKIYDEVYHDGMNGGTALASASGDFGTARFADWQSTNNGTVAPTGHYVAPGVKIISGTPQYANGKITNMKDLQFAPNDVATTVQNFISSGIGNVPEYWMVDRSFAKLREVTISYSLPSKLLGHGRFIKAATFSLVGRNLLYWAKRKDIDLDQFAAGYNDTDRSLNNGGILQSATARRFGFNVNLSL; from the coding sequence ATGAGATTATTTATGCTACGCAGTACGCTTCTCTCTCTATGGCTGGCACTTTTGCTTATCGCAGGCAATGCCTTCGCACAGGAAAGGATCATTAAAGGGAAAGTCACCGGTGCAGATGGCGCCGGTATCCCTGGCGCCACCATCCGGGAGAAAGGAAGATCTGGTGGGGCACTCACCAATGCCAACGGAGAATTCTCCTTCAAGGCCAGCAACCCGGACGCTGTCCTCGTTTTTTCAACAGTAGGTTACCTGTCCCGGGAAATAAATGCATCCGCTGATAACTTCAATATTATACTACAGGAAGATCGCAAACGCCTCGATGAAATCGTAGTCACCGCCATGGGAATACGCAAAGAGGCAAAACGACTGGGCTACTCCGTACAGGAAGTAAAAGGAGCAGACCTTATAAAAGCCCGCGACCCTAACGCCATCAACTCCCTCGCTGGTAAAGTGGCAGGCCTTACCGTCGGCGCCAACCCCGAAATGCTCGGCCGCCCCGATATCGTACTACGGGGTAGTAAAGACCTCCTATTCGTAGTAGATGGAATACCCATCAACTCCGACACCTGGAATATCAACCCCGATGATATCGAATCCTATACCGTCCTCAAAGGCGCCAACGCCGCCGCACTATATGGGTTCAGAGGTATCAATGGCGCCATCGTCATCACCACCAAAAGAGGTACCAAAGATGGTAAAGGCTGGCAGATAGATGTCAACAGCAGCACCCTCTTCGAAAAAGGGTTCCTCGCACTGCCACAGATACAGGAAGAATACGGGCGCGGTACCAACTTTAAGTACAGCTATGGCGACCAGCTATACGACAACAGCCAGCGGCTGCCGGAATGGGGACCCCGCTTCGAAGGCCAGCCCGTCAAACAATATGATAGCCCCTGGGATCCCGCCACCCGCATCAGAACAGCTACCCCCTGGACAGCCCGTGGTAAAGATAACTTCAATCGCTTTATGGAGACAGGTATCATCAATTCCAACAATATCTCCCTGTCCACCGCTACCGACCGCGCTGATATCCGGATATCCATGTCCAATATGAATCAGAAAGGCATGAACCCCAATACCAAACTGCATACCTATGCACTGGCACTCAACGCCGGCTACAATATCACCGACAAATTCAGGATCGAAGCCAGCGCCAATATCAACAAACAATATTCTCCCAATATTCCCGATGTCAACTATGGTCCCAACTCATATGTCTACATGTTCCAGGTATACGGATCAGCAGACTATAACATCGACGACCTCAAAGATATCTATAAAGGCCCCCAGGGTGTACCGGGACTGATCCCATACGCACAGGAATATGGCCGTGAGAACAGCGCCTGGTTTATCGCTAAAAAATGGCTGCGATCCCACGACAAAACCGACATCAATGGATATGTCAAAGCCAGCTACAAATTCAATGATGCTTTCAACCTGAGCCTGCGCTCACAGATCACCACCTGGAACCAGGTACGTACCGAACAAGTACCTGCCGGGACTAACCTGAACACCTATACCCCCTGGTACTACTTCGGCTGGTACGGCGACTACCGCGAAGATCGTCGCAATCTCTTCGAAAATAATACCGACTTGACCTTAACTTATAATAAGAAAGTCAGCAAATTCAATATCTCCGGACTGGCAGGCGCCAGCATGCGCTCCTTCAGCTACAATTCCCTGTGGGGTACCACCAAAGCCCTGGCACTCCCTAACGTATATGTACTGGCCAACTCCAAAGATCCATATGCGTCCTATACCTGGGCCTCAAAAATGCAGGTATATAGCGGATTCTACTCCTTCGATATCACCTACGACCGGTTCCTCACCTTATCACACACCGGCCGCGTAGACCACGTATCTACACTGGCGCCCGGATACAATACCTTCTACTATCCTTCCGTATCCTTAAGCTCTGTGATCAGCGACTACGTAGACCTGCCGAAGTTCATCTCCTTATTGAAGATAAGGGGTTCCTACGCCAATGTAAAGGGCGCACTGACTGCACCTACCGTATCTTCCGCATATACGCAGATCACCGGCAAAAGCACCAACAGCCTGCTCGGATATGGTACCGATCTGTATTCCTCATATGATGGACCTACCTATGCCAACCAAATGGCGTATGGCTTCACGTCCTATTATAATAACACACCTTCCGTTTCCTATTCCAGCGTGATCAGCAACGCAACACTAAAACCGTTCTCCGTATCTTCTTACGAAGCAGGTGCTGACATCCGATTGTTCAAAAACAGATTGGGAATAGACTTTACCTACTTCACCAGCCTCAATGGCCCGCAGATCTTCCCATTAGGTGTAGCGCCTTCCACCGGATACGATGCACATAACGTAAATGCCATCACCACCCGGAAAAAAGGATTTGAGATCGCCCTGAACACTTCCCCCCTTAGAAACCCCAAAGGCCTGAACTGGGATATCAATATCAACTACGCTACCTACAAAGAAACCTTGCAACATATCTATGGCGACGAACAATCCGTACAGCTCAATAACCATGTGTACCACCAGGGCGATAGGATAGATGCGATCTACGACGCCGGATTCGTAAGAGATGGCTCCGGCAATATCATCTACTCCGGCGGCTTACCCCTGCGTGCCCCCTCCGACATCGGCAACAGGGTACTGCTGGGATACGCCAACCCCGATTTCACCTTCGGCATAGGCAACCGCTTCTCCTACAAAAGCTTCTCCTTCAGCTTCCAGATCGATGGCCGCATCGGGGGGAAGATCTACGATGAAGTATACCACGATGGTATGAACGGTGGTACCGCCCTGGCCAGCGCCAGCGGCGATTTCGGTACCGCCAGGTTCGCAGACTGGCAGTCTACCAACAATGGTACCGTAGCACCCACCGGACACTATGTAGCGCCGGGCGTAAAGATCATCTCCGGTACACCGCAATACGCAAATGGTAAGATCACTAACATGAAAGACCTCCAGTTCGCACCAAACGACGTCGCCACCACCGTACAAAATTTCATCTCCTCCGGTATCGGCAACGTACCCGAATATTGGATGGTAGACCGCTCCTTCGCCAAACTGAGAGAAGTGACCATCAGCTACAGCCTGCCGTCCAAATTGCTGGGCCATGGCCGCTTCATCAAAGCCGCCACCTTCTCCCTCGTAGGACGCAACTTACTCTACTGGGCCAAACGTAAAGACATAGATCTCGACCAGTTCGCCGCCGGATACAACGACACCGATCGATCCCTCAACAATGGTGGCATACTACAGAGCGCAACAGCCAGAAGATTCGGTTTTAACGTCAATCTAAGTCTCTAA
- a CDS encoding helix-turn-helix domain-containing protein: MMSLILLSCVNLQAWVAIYLFNLLRPRDRFEKVLNVFLVILLIHLAIKLSLWVIWKSAFLYNNNATGFGTVYGPLLYLTTLIYLDRKVSVRTIILHMLPASCFLSVFLIDSAGYLGGQISSHLVSVNATVNQVFTIFSLIIYPLLAWHALHKIATQPGDIKRRLLNTIIRILLLGILLGLIAMALYAAKTNRWDLNLWILPYLCFAWLLVLILRYKMKAVAFIPLPQAAEEPAPVQQYKKSKLDEEMMEGYEQNLRQFMGTSRIYLETELSLGDLSERSGIPKHHITQLLSERFNKNFYAFINEYRVEEAVNKLKDPSLDINLLSLAHDCGFNSKSSFNSHFKKITGLTPSLYRKNIQQNIPLTIP; this comes from the coding sequence ATGATGAGTCTTATACTGCTGTCATGTGTTAATCTTCAGGCCTGGGTGGCTATCTATTTATTTAACCTGCTGAGACCCAGGGACCGTTTCGAAAAAGTACTCAATGTCTTCCTCGTCATTCTCCTCATTCACCTCGCCATCAAATTATCCCTCTGGGTCATCTGGAAAAGCGCCTTCCTATATAATAATAACGCAACAGGATTCGGCACCGTATACGGTCCCCTGCTTTACCTCACCACCCTGATCTATCTGGACCGCAAAGTATCCGTACGGACTATCATCCTGCATATGCTGCCCGCATCCTGCTTCCTGTCCGTATTTCTGATCGACAGCGCCGGATACCTGGGTGGTCAGATCAGCTCTCATTTAGTAAGCGTAAATGCGACTGTAAACCAGGTATTTACCATATTCTCCCTCATCATATATCCCTTGCTCGCCTGGCATGCCCTGCACAAAATCGCCACTCAACCCGGTGACATAAAAAGACGACTGCTGAATACCATCATCCGCATCCTGCTGCTTGGTATACTATTGGGATTGATCGCAATGGCCCTGTATGCAGCAAAAACCAACCGCTGGGACCTTAACCTCTGGATATTACCCTACCTCTGCTTCGCCTGGCTACTGGTACTAATACTGCGATATAAAATGAAAGCCGTCGCTTTCATACCTCTTCCCCAGGCCGCCGAAGAACCTGCCCCCGTTCAACAGTACAAAAAGTCAAAACTCGACGAAGAAATGATGGAGGGGTACGAACAAAACCTTCGCCAATTTATGGGCACAAGTCGCATTTACCTCGAAACAGAACTCTCCCTGGGAGACCTCTCCGAACGTTCCGGTATCCCCAAACACCATATTACCCAATTGTTAAGTGAACGGTTTAATAAAAACTTCTACGCTTTTATTAACGAATACCGTGTTGAAGAAGCCGTCAACAAACTAAAAGACCCCTCCCTCGATATCAACCTCCTGTCACTTGCACACGACTGTGGCTTCAATTCCAAATCTTCCTTTAACAGCCATTTTAAAAAGATCACCGGCCTCACACCGTCACTATACCGGAAAAATATCCAGCAAAACATTCCCTTAACAATTCCGTAA